The Mercenaria mercenaria strain notata chromosome 1, MADL_Memer_1, whole genome shotgun sequence nucleotide sequence TATAAGTAACATGTTGATATAAACTTGTATTCTGTAAAGAGAAAACATGTACACAGTACATAAAATAGTAAAGACGGAATAGCTCAAATATATGTGGCAATAAGcatataaagtcttaataaaaatatgtacTATAGCTATCATATTTGACGCGCACATTACTAAGATCTATATAAACTAAACGGAAGTTATAGACATATATAAATTGCATTACGAAGTAAAAATTCGTAAGAAAAAGTGCGGGCTATGGTAAAATGTACACAGTTGGATTTCTAGCTAGATATTAACTTTtgacatatacatttataaacatgtgtataTAATAGTCAGCATTATCCCAATACATTACGTCTTATTTTCAATGCACAGTTTATGAAACATGCTAGTTTATTTAGAGTTTTTTCATTTGAACTTGACAGCAACtgagttagtttaaacatatttggtctTTCGTAAAAGTATTTATCGATATATCGTTTCCTTATTATTCGGTAGCCTGGGCATAAACAGATCAtatgaaattcatcttcaatgTCTCTTGATTGACAAACTTCACAAGTTCTTTCTCTCCTGTCTATTCTATTCTGGCCATATCGACCTGTCTCAATTCTCAAACAGTGCGCGGAAATTCTAAACTTAGTGATTATCGCTCTACACAGTTTATTACTTATAATGCTGAGATAGTCGGCGTATTTAAAGTCACACTTTAAGTGATTGTATACATACAACACTTGATTGTCTCGTAATTCACTtctgcaattttgtttgaaagtatcAATAAGTCTTTGCTTAAATAGTGATATGAACTGATTTGGATTTACAGCTGAAGGCGTTTCCCATACATAACCAAATCCGTTTTCATATAACAACTTCTTAATATTGGCACACCAGTTAAATTTGTTATTACTCAAATCGCTCAATAACAAGGAATACGCTTTACTTATAACACAATTGTCCGAGTAAATAGTTTTAAACCAGTACTTGATAATTCTTACAAATCGGTTTACATATAATGGATAGCGACCTAGTTCTCCATATATGGCTGCATTGCACGATGTTGCCTTGACATTTAATAGCCTCTTGctaaattttaaatgaactcTTTCAATGTCCTTATTTCTGGTATATCCCCAAACCTCAGCTGAATAACTTAATATTGATGATACAAATGAATCAAATAAGTGACACATTATTCTTGGTGTAAAATCAAAGTCTTTCGTATTTATTAATAAGCAGTTCATAGCTTTCAGCGCCTTACCAACTAGCATTTGTATATTAAAGCTAAACTTGCCATGAGAGTCAAATACTACTCCCAGATGATTAAAATTATTGACTACTTCCAGCTGTAAACCATTGTATGTCCActtttcattatctctcaccgGACCACGTTTCATGAAGACCATAACTTTAGTTGTTTTGTCTATATTAACAGAAAGACCCCAACGGTCGCAGTACACGTGTAAATCTTCTAGACTTTGCTGTAATCCCTGTACTGTATCTGAGAACAACAACACGTCATCGGCATATAAGAATAATATTAACGTTAAATCATCAAAATTTAAGCCACTACCAGGTCTTGTTCCCAGGTATAATTCCAAGTCCTCAATGAACATTGACCACAACAGAGGGGAACATATTTCACCCTGTTTTAAACCTACTGCGATTTCTATAAAGTCTGAAAATTCGTTACCATGGCGTATTCTACATTTCACGTGTTCGAACATTGATCTGATTATTGTCAGCATGTTGCCACCAACACCCAATTTGGACATCTTAAACCATAGTGCGTTTCTGTACACGCTATCAAAGCATTTACGCATGTCAATAAAGGTAGAGTAAAAGCGTTTTCCGTTATTTAACATGTGACTTATTACACTGTGTAAGCAAAATATTGCATCTGTAGTCGATAATCCTTTCTTAAAACCAAACTGAGAAtctgatattatattattttcccTACTCCAGTCTGACATCCTCTTATTTAAAACTGAGGTAAATATTTTTGAGATAGAACTGACTAACGTTATTCCTCGATAATTCTGTACATTGCTGTCGTCGCCTTTTTTAAAAACCGGTATAATTAATCCTTCCATCCATGCTGAAGGGAAATGCCCAGAGGACAAAACAATATTAAACAGATCTCTCAAATGTGAACCGATTATATCGCCTGTCTCAATAAAGTATTCGTTAATCATGCCGTCATTTCCGCCTGCTTTACCTCGCTTTAAAGACTTAATAGCTTGCCGAACTTCCTCCATAGTAATGACAGAATCTTGCTCTGCAAAGACGGGATCATCGACTGAAATACCATTTCGACAAAAATCTTCACTTTCGCCATCAGTTGTAACGTTAATCTCAtcagataaattattaaaatattcatagaaaTCATTCAATGAGATATTATCTCCTCGTGTATTAATTTTCTTTGAGAAAAATTTCCAAAAGTCTCGTGGTTTTTTCGACTTAAGTGCCTCAATTTCCCTCATTCttacaattttatgttttctgCGTTTGTCTTTTATACAGGCTTTATACTGTTTCTTTTTAATCATTAATTGATATCGATTTTCATCAGTTTATATATATGGACGTCACTTGATCACTTCATTTGTTGTTGCTTCTGATGAAAGCGTATTCATATGTACCATCTCAAACTTTTTGTCAGATATAACACTAACTAATGTTATCGTTGATGATGCAGGGCGACCGGAAAACTCAGTCGTGTTGGTGCAGCATTTCCTGGCAATAGACTTGATTGGATAAGGTAACATTAACAGACCAGAGAGTATTGTTACTGCTGCTGATAGATACAATACGTAACTTGTATCGTGATAGTGGTCCACTAGAATACCtgttatacataaaaaatatcaaataccagTATTTAGCAATAAAAGTTTTGAAGAAAGTCGTATTCTTGATAATGCAAACGCAGTTTAACGAAACAGAAGACGGTAAAGTAAATGTAATTAACATAACTAATGAGAAAAGAAAACTTGCTGATAACTTCGCACTACTTCGAATAGCAGGGCATAATTAATTTTATGAAGGCATAATTAATACCTCAGATGACCAAACCAGGCAAATGGCAACTAGAAACTTACCTGCGACAGGTGGTCCTATCATACACCCAACTCCCACTGAAAACATTACGCATCCGAATCCAATGGCCATAACTTCATCTCCTAATATTTCACATGTTATTGCTAAGAGATATGCTGTTTCAAAACCACTTGACATCCCTACCATAAACGAGAGTGACATGTATTTTTCCCGTTGTTGAAAAAGATCCATTAAAATAACTACACATCCAAACCCTAAAGACCCAATTATGAGCATAACTATTTTACAGTTGAAGTTTCCAAGCACACTTCCAACTATACACCCTACAAATAAACCAGCTCCAGCAAGTGTTAATGCTAGAGATGAATCGTTCTCGTCAAAGCCAACAACAGTGGAATGTTggggaagaaaaattaaaaatgcattgTATCCAAAGTTAAATAGACACGTGCTGATCAAGAATATTACAAAGtctgcattttttattttcttcaagtgAATTTGCAGTTTCCGCATATAAATGTTTATGTACGAGTTAAATGTATTGGTACAGAAAACTTGTTTTTGCCTTTCGTCAAAATCTCCTTTATCCAGATTGCATTTTCGTCTTGTATGCTCCTGCGTTTCTGTTGATTTCATTTCGCCATTTAAGCGACGATCTTTCGGATTAGCCGATGGAAGTCGTCTTGTTGGAAATAACAACAGAGCAAAAATTACCGACTGCATATTTATACCACTTAGAAGCAGAAGAGATCCCCTCCATCCATATGTTTGAATTAGATTATTTATCATAATTGGAAACACTCCCGAACCTAAACCAGTTCCAGAGAGAACAAAACTGGATGTAAGACCTCTGTGTTTGATGTAACGTTGACCACATGATACCTGTGACGAAGTTACAACTAAACTATTGCCGAATCctgtaatatttaaaaagaaaaaaacacacacacacacatacatgtatatgtaaatatattacaGCTTTTCATCAATCGGTTCAGATTTTGTTAGGTAATTGGGATGTTTCTTTCTTGTTTATCTATTATAGCtttaaaatatatgagccgcgccatgagaaaaccaacataatgcgtttgcgac carries:
- the LOC128546337 gene encoding monocarboxylate transporter 12-like; this translates as MPLTKFGPLAGLLISKWSYRKVAFIGAICSSAGLVAMSFAPSVAYAYFFYGLLNGFGNSLVVTSSQVSCGQRYIKHRGLTSSFVLSGTGLGSGVFPIMINNLIQTYGWRGSLLLLSGINMQSVIFALLLFPTRRLPSANPKDRRLNGEMKSTETQEHTRRKCNLDKGDFDERQKQVFCTNTFNSYINIYMRKLQIHLKKIKNADFVIFLISTCLFNFGYNAFLIFLPQHSTVVGFDENDSSLALTLAGAGLFVGCIVGSVLGNFNCKIVMLIIGSLGFGCVVILMDLFQQREKYMSLSFMVGMSSGFETAYLLAITCEILGDEVMAIGFGCVMFSVGVGCMIGPPVAGILVDHYHDTSYVLYLSAAVTILSGLLMLPYPIKSIARKCCTNTTEFSGRPASSTITLVSVISDKKFEMVHMNTLSSEATTNEVIK